Proteins encoded within one genomic window of Suricata suricatta isolate VVHF042 chromosome 17, meerkat_22Aug2017_6uvM2_HiC, whole genome shotgun sequence:
- the NKIRAS2 gene encoding NF-kappa-B inhibitor-interacting Ras-like protein 2, with translation MGKSCKVVVCGQASVGKTSILEQLLYGNHVVGSEMIETQEDIYVGSIETDRGVREQVRFYDTRGLRDGAELPRHCFSCTDGYVLVYSTDSRESFQRVELLKKEIDKSKDKKEVTIVVLGNKCDLQEQRRVDLDVAQHWAKSEKVKLWEVSVADRRSLLEPFVYLASKMTQPQSKSAFPLSRKNKGSGSLDG, from the exons ATGGGGAAGAGCTGCAAGGTGGTTGTGTGTGGCCAAGCGTCTGTGGGCAAAACTTCAATCTTGGAGCAGCTTCTGTATGGGAACCATGTAGTAG GTTCTGAGATGATTGAGACACAAGAAGACATCTACGTGGGCTCCATTGAGACCGACCGGGGGGTGCGGGAGCAGGTGCGTTTCTACGACACCCGGGGGCTCCGGGACGGGGCCGAGCTACCCCGGCACTGCTTCTCCTGCACTGACGGCTATGTCCTGGTCTACAGCACGGACAGCCGAGAGTCCTTTCAGCGTGTAGAGCTGCTCAAGAAGGAGATCGACAAATCCAAGGACAAGAAGGAG gtCACCATCGTGGTCCTTGGCAACAAGTGTGACCTGCAGGAGCAGCGGCGTGTAGACCTGGACGTGGCTCAGCACTGGGCCAAGTCCGAGAAGGTGAAGCTGTGGGAGGTCTCTGTGGCTGACCGCCGCTCTCTGCTGGAGCCCTTCGTCTACCTGGCCAGCAAGATGACCCAGCCTCAGAGCAAGTCCGCTTTCCCCCTGAGCCGCAAGAACAAGGGCAGCGGCTCCTTGGATGGCTGA